One region of Streptomyces sp. CG4 genomic DNA includes:
- a CDS encoding GGDEF domain-containing protein has product MGEDKRLAAVVALAQGMAAARTPRDAWQAAALGACRALDGSFAALSVWERELGRLRVLVNVGDRRPDEEEFPAAEAYPVHQFPEITEFLHERWAGGGGPNAWVETAEGTAAGTPGYFHRRVAALRRRGRGCCVVAPVVLHGRAWGELYVARAVKAPVFDRSDADFATVLAAVVAAGLAQAERLEEARRLAYTDALTGLANRRAVDVRLEEAVERHRREGAVVSLVVCDLNGLKRVNDTLGHAVGDRLLERFGSVLSLCGAMVPGALVARLGGDEFCLLAVGPAADDVVKAADELCRRAGELELGEGVACGVASTEDPIGEVCDARRLFRLADAAQYRAKALGAGRPVVAGREGPEDPVVRLADEPSPSRAERRRFRGRLP; this is encoded by the coding sequence ATGGGTGAGGACAAGCGGCTCGCGGCCGTAGTCGCGCTGGCGCAGGGCATGGCCGCGGCACGCACCCCGCGGGACGCGTGGCAGGCCGCCGCACTCGGCGCCTGCCGGGCGCTGGACGGCAGCTTCGCCGCGCTGTCGGTGTGGGAGCGGGAGCTGGGCCGGCTGCGCGTCCTCGTCAACGTGGGGGACCGGCGCCCGGACGAGGAGGAGTTCCCCGCGGCCGAGGCCTACCCGGTGCACCAGTTCCCGGAGATCACCGAGTTCCTGCATGAACGGTGGGCCGGCGGGGGCGGGCCCAACGCCTGGGTGGAGACCGCCGAGGGGACCGCCGCCGGCACCCCCGGCTACTTCCATCGACGGGTCGCCGCCCTGCGTCGCCGGGGGCGCGGCTGCTGTGTCGTCGCCCCGGTCGTGTTGCACGGCAGGGCCTGGGGCGAGTTGTATGTCGCCCGCGCCGTCAAGGCCCCGGTGTTCGACCGGTCCGACGCCGACTTCGCCACCGTGCTGGCCGCCGTCGTCGCCGCCGGGCTTGCGCAGGCCGAGCGGCTGGAGGAGGCCCGCCGGCTCGCGTACACCGACGCCCTCACCGGGCTCGCCAACCGCCGCGCCGTGGACGTACGCCTGGAGGAGGCCGTCGAGCGGCACCGCAGGGAGGGTGCGGTCGTCAGTCTCGTCGTCTGTGATCTCAATGGGCTGAAGCGGGTCAACGACACCCTCGGGCACGCCGTCGGCGACCGGCTGCTGGAGCGCTTCGGCTCCGTGCTGTCGCTGTGCGGGGCGATGGTGCCGGGCGCGCTGGTCGCGCGGCTCGGCGGGGACGAGTTCTGTCTGCTGGCCGTCGGGCCGGCGGCCGATGACGTGGTCAAGGCCGCCGACGAACTGTGCCGCAGGGCCGGGGAGTTGGAGCTGGGGGAGGGGGTGGCGTGCGGGGTCGCGTCGACCGAGGACCCGATCGGGGAGGTGTGCGACGCCCGGCGGTTGTTCCGGCTCGCCGACGCCGCCCAGTACCGGGCCAAGGCCCTCGGCGCCGGGCGGCCGGTGGTCGCGGGCCGGGAGGGGCCGGAGGATCCGGTCGTGCGGCTGGCGGACGAGCCCTCGCCCTCGCGCGCCGAGCGGCGCCGGTTCCGGGGCCGACTGCCCTGA
- a CDS encoding Ig-like domain-containing protein gives MTVSKRRKGLMAASALLGGVLVLTACSGGDDKSSGNGKGDSSQAQADAAAAKKSSQAQITITPKDGSNNASINNSGTVTVSKGTLTGVTMTTESGTAVAGQLSADKASWKPSAQLDRSTTYKVAAEAKDSEGRIAHENASFTTVSPANSFIGTYTPDDGSTVGVGMPVSINFDKAITNKAAVQKGVTVSTSSGQEVACHWFDANRMDCRPEQYWKAGSTVTLKLALDGVEGAPGVHGVQQKTVTFHIGRNQVSYVDAKTKQMKVTQDGKVVKTIPISAGSPEHTTYEGQMVISEKFTQTRMNGATVGFKDSDGKGEYDIKDVPHAMRLTSSGTFIHGNYWGASSVFGNVNTSHGCVGLQDTKGAGDPNTPAAWFYGHTLIGDVVVVQNTGDKTVAPDNGLNGWNMDWAQWKAGSAV, from the coding sequence ATGACGGTCAGTAAGCGGCGCAAGGGCCTGATGGCCGCGTCCGCTCTGCTCGGCGGTGTGCTGGTGCTCACGGCCTGTTCCGGCGGCGACGACAAGTCCTCCGGCAACGGCAAGGGCGACTCCTCACAGGCCCAGGCCGACGCGGCGGCGGCGAAGAAGTCCTCCCAGGCACAGATCACGATCACGCCGAAGGACGGCTCCAACAACGCGTCGATCAACAACTCCGGCACCGTCACCGTCAGCAAGGGCACTCTCACCGGCGTCACCATGACCACCGAGAGCGGCACCGCCGTCGCCGGCCAGCTCTCCGCCGACAAGGCGAGCTGGAAGCCCAGCGCCCAGCTGGACCGCTCCACCACCTACAAGGTCGCCGCCGAGGCCAAGGACTCCGAGGGCCGCATAGCCCACGAGAACGCCTCCTTCACCACGGTCTCCCCGGCCAACAGCTTCATCGGCACCTACACCCCGGACGACGGCTCCACGGTCGGTGTCGGCATGCCCGTCTCGATCAACTTCGACAAGGCGATCACCAACAAGGCGGCCGTGCAGAAGGGCGTCACGGTCAGCACCAGCAGCGGCCAGGAGGTCGCCTGCCACTGGTTCGACGCCAACCGCATGGACTGCCGCCCGGAGCAGTACTGGAAGGCAGGCTCCACCGTCACGCTGAAGCTGGCGCTCGACGGCGTCGAGGGCGCGCCCGGCGTCCACGGCGTCCAGCAGAAGACGGTCACCTTCCACATCGGCCGCAACCAGGTCTCGTACGTCGACGCGAAGACCAAGCAGATGAAGGTCACGCAGGACGGCAAGGTCGTCAAGACCATCCCGATCTCCGCCGGTTCCCCCGAGCACACCACGTACGAGGGGCAGATGGTGATCTCCGAGAAGTTCACCCAGACCCGGATGAACGGCGCGACGGTCGGCTTCAAGGACTCCGACGGCAAGGGCGAGTACGACATCAAGGACGTGCCGCACGCGATGCGCCTGACCAGCTCCGGCACCTTCATCCACGGCAACTACTGGGGCGCGTCGTCCGTGTTCGGCAACGTCAACACCAGCCACGGCTGTGTCGGCCTGCAGGACACCAAGGGCGCGGGCGACCCGAACACCCCGGCCGCCTGGTTCTACGGCCACACCCTGATCGGTGACGTGGTGGTCGTCCAGAACACCGGCGACAAGACGGTCGCGCCGGACAACGGCCTCAACGGCTGGAACATGGACTGGGCCCAGTGGAAGGCCGGTTCGGCCGTCTGA
- a CDS encoding S8 family serine peptidase has protein sequence MTSPASAKPAERTPTAAAALATKTYVTLITGDRVALDARGRIVGLERAKGRERIPVQVRRTAGHTLVIPVDAAHLVASGTLDQRLFDITELTKAATRRAQKNGLKVIVGYTGSAAAAKADVRAAGRLRRSLSALDADAVQTPVQDTAKLWHAVTDGGRTASGIAHVWLDGVRKASLDKSVPQIGAPVAWQAGYTGKGVKVAVLDTGVDTRHPDLKDQVTASRNFTSAADATDHYGHGTHVASIVAGTGAAFPAGSGGKYKGVAPDAEILNGKVLDDTGSGDDSGILAGMEWAAAQGASIVNLSLGGTDTPGTDPLEAEVDKLSATKGILFTIAAGNDGPHSIGSPGSADAALTVGAVDKQDKLADFSSTGPRLGDGAVKPDVTAPGVDITAAAAKGSVLDQEVGEKPEGYLTLSGTSMATPHVAGAAAILKQEHPDWGYAELKGALTGSAKGGNYTPYQQGSGRIAVDRAIGQTVIADPVSVNFGTQAWPHTDDKPVTQQVTYRNLGDKDVTLTLAGTALDPKGHAAPVGFLRLGARKLTVPAHGKASVGLTVDTRLGGTLDGAYSGYVTATGAGQTVRTAAAVQREVESYDVTLKFIGRDGKSATFYNADLSGVSGAANGVEVSPYDPSGSVKVRAPKGTYILNSSVFVDRNGTKGVDWIAQPKLTVGKKQTVTIDARKARPVDVTVPAAGVTSRFAAPGYAVTIGGNQYGYNWILDSYQGFRSAHLGPQLPAGLLFQQWDGHWIKGTGEQYDVTTGGPVKKLATGYTKHYKASELATVKARLGASASGKTGSISAAGWLPGSLGASSIDVPQQLPGARTLHLSAGGGVLWNLDFTQYGGTDQDGFPVPDAGYSLGESSFRAGHTYTKTVGTAVFGPHIGKDLGLFRSGNEIYGSLPLFADAAQHTGYSDFSSVHTTLYRDGAKAGANDDPLFGEATFKVPAGDAAYRLTTSVRRAAKVARASSRIDATWTFRSRQESGTPVQLPASALRYGITTGLDSRVPAGRTLTFPVTVEGAAAGGNLKSLTVYVSYDGKTFQQADVRGGRITVKSPAKGKSVALRSQITDKKGNTSEITIYDAYFGQ, from the coding sequence ATGACCAGCCCGGCGTCGGCGAAGCCCGCGGAGCGCACCCCGACCGCCGCCGCCGCGCTCGCCACGAAGACCTACGTCACCCTGATCACCGGTGACCGGGTCGCCCTCGACGCCAGGGGCCGGATCGTCGGCCTGGAGCGGGCCAAGGGCCGTGAGCGCATACCTGTCCAGGTCCGCCGGACCGCGGGCCACACGCTGGTCATCCCGGTCGACGCGGCCCACCTGGTGGCCTCCGGCACGCTGGACCAGCGGCTGTTCGACATCACCGAGCTGACCAAGGCCGCCACCCGCAGGGCCCAGAAGAACGGCCTGAAGGTCATCGTCGGCTACACCGGCTCGGCAGCGGCCGCCAAGGCGGACGTCCGGGCAGCCGGCCGGCTGCGCCGCAGCCTGTCCGCCCTCGACGCCGACGCCGTACAGACGCCGGTCCAGGACACCGCCAAGCTGTGGCATGCCGTCACCGACGGCGGCCGGACCGCCTCCGGTATCGCGCACGTCTGGCTCGACGGCGTCCGCAAGGCCTCCCTCGACAAGTCCGTGCCCCAGATCGGCGCCCCGGTCGCCTGGCAGGCCGGCTACACCGGCAAGGGCGTGAAGGTCGCCGTCCTGGACACCGGTGTGGACACCCGCCACCCGGACCTCAAGGACCAGGTGACCGCGTCCAGGAACTTCACCTCCGCCGCCGACGCCACCGACCACTACGGGCACGGCACCCACGTCGCCTCCATCGTGGCGGGCACCGGCGCCGCTTTTCCCGCGGGGTCCGGCGGCAAGTACAAGGGTGTCGCCCCGGACGCCGAGATCCTCAACGGCAAGGTCCTGGACGACACCGGATCCGGCGACGACTCGGGCATCCTCGCCGGCATGGAGTGGGCGGCCGCGCAGGGCGCGAGCATCGTCAACCTCAGCCTCGGCGGCACCGACACCCCCGGCACCGACCCCCTCGAAGCCGAGGTCGACAAGCTCTCCGCCACCAAGGGCATCCTGTTCACGATCGCCGCGGGCAACGACGGCCCCCACTCGATCGGTTCGCCGGGCAGCGCGGACGCCGCGCTCACCGTCGGCGCCGTCGACAAGCAGGACAAGCTCGCCGACTTCTCCTCCACCGGCCCGCGCCTCGGCGACGGCGCCGTCAAACCGGACGTCACCGCGCCCGGTGTGGACATCACCGCCGCCGCGGCCAAGGGCAGCGTCCTCGACCAGGAGGTCGGCGAGAAGCCCGAGGGCTACCTGACCCTCTCCGGCACCTCGATGGCCACCCCGCATGTCGCGGGCGCCGCCGCGATCCTGAAGCAGGAGCACCCCGACTGGGGCTACGCCGAGCTGAAGGGCGCGCTGACCGGCTCCGCCAAGGGCGGCAACTACACGCCGTACCAGCAGGGTTCGGGCCGGATCGCGGTGGACAGGGCCATCGGGCAGACCGTGATCGCCGACCCGGTGTCGGTGAACTTCGGGACGCAGGCGTGGCCGCACACCGACGACAAGCCGGTCACCCAGCAGGTCACGTACCGCAACCTCGGCGACAAGGACGTCACGCTCACCCTCGCCGGCACCGCCCTCGACCCCAAGGGCCACGCGGCCCCGGTCGGCTTCCTCAGGCTCGGCGCGCGCAAGCTGACGGTCCCGGCGCACGGCAAGGCCTCCGTCGGCCTCACCGTCGACACCAGGCTGGGCGGCACCCTCGACGGCGCCTACTCCGGGTATGTCACTGCGACCGGCGCCGGCCAGACCGTCCGCACGGCCGCCGCCGTACAGCGCGAAGTGGAGTCGTACGACGTCACGCTGAAGTTCATCGGCCGGGACGGCAAGTCGGCCACGTTCTACAACGCCGACCTCAGCGGTGTGTCCGGGGCGGCGAACGGCGTGGAGGTGAGCCCGTACGACCCGTCCGGCTCGGTGAAGGTGCGCGCCCCCAAGGGCACGTACATCCTCAACTCCTCCGTCTTCGTGGACCGGAACGGCACGAAGGGCGTCGACTGGATCGCCCAGCCCAAGCTGACCGTCGGCAAGAAGCAGACGGTCACCATCGACGCGCGCAAGGCCAGGCCGGTGGACGTCACCGTCCCGGCCGCGGGCGTGACGTCGCGGTTCGCCGCGCCCGGGTACGCCGTCACGATCGGCGGCAACCAGTACGGCTACAACTGGATCCTGGACTCCTACCAGGGCTTCCGCAGCGCCCACCTGGGCCCGCAGCTGCCCGCCGGCCTGCTGTTCCAGCAGTGGGACGGCCACTGGATCAAGGGCACCGGCGAGCAGTACGACGTGACGACCGGTGGCCCGGTCAAGAAGCTCGCCACCGGCTACACCAAGCACTACAAGGCGAGTGAGCTGGCCACCGTCAAGGCCCGGCTCGGTGCCTCCGCGAGCGGCAAGACCGGCTCGATCAGCGCCGCGGGCTGGCTGCCCGGCAGCCTGGGCGCCTCCTCGATCGACGTACCGCAGCAGCTGCCCGGCGCCCGCACCCTGCACCTGTCCGCCGGCGGCGGGGTCCTGTGGAACCTGGACTTCACCCAGTACGGCGGGACCGACCAGGACGGGTTCCCGGTCCCGGACGCGGGCTACTCGCTCGGCGAGTCCTCCTTCAGGGCCGGTCACACCTACACCAAGACGGTCGGCACCGCCGTCTTCGGCCCGCACATCGGCAAGGACCTCGGCCTCTTCCGCAGCGGCAACGAGATCTACGGCTCACTGCCGCTGTTCGCCGACGCCGCCCAGCACACCGGGTACTCGGACTTCAGCTCGGTGCACACGACCCTGTACCGCGACGGTGCCAAGGCCGGTGCCAACGACGACCCGCTGTTCGGCGAGGCGACCTTCAAGGTCCCGGCCGGTGACGCCGCGTACCGGCTGACCACCTCGGTCAGGCGCGCGGCGAAGGTCGCCCGGGCCTCCTCCCGGATCGACGCGACCTGGACCTTCCGCTCCCGGCAGGAATCCGGCACCCCCGTGCAACTCCCCGCCTCCGCGCTTCGCTACGGCATCACGACCGGCCTGGACAGCCGGGTCCCGGCCGGCCGGACGCTCACCTTCCCGGTCACCGTCGAGGGCGCGGCGGCGGGCGGCAACCTCAAGTCGCTGACCGTGTACGTCTCCTACGACGGCAAGACCTTCCAGCAGGCCGACGTCCGCGGCGGCAGGATCACGGTGAAGAGCCCGGCGAAGGGCAAGTCCGTCGCCCTGCGCTCGCAGATCACCGACAAGAAGGGCAACACGTCGGAGATCACGATCTACGACGCCTACTTCGGCCAGTGA
- a CDS encoding adenylate/guanylate cyclase domain-containing protein, with protein sequence MTVDDTGSGADADGRVDPPQDGGNAHAADPGEDPLALRLEQLILGAERRYTPFQAARSAGVSMELASRFWRAMGFADIGQAKALTEADVLALRRLAGLVEAGLLSEAMAVQVARSTGQTTARLAEWQMDSFLEGLTEPPEPGMTRTEVTYPIVELLLPELEEFLVYVWRRQLAASAGRVVQSADDEEMVDRRLAVGFADLVGFTRLTRRMEEEELGELVEAFETTAADLVAARGGRLIKTLGDEVLYAADDAGTAADIAMRLVETLANDETMPELRVGMAFGTVTTRMGDVFGTTVNLASRLTSIAPRDAVLVDSAFAEELIRSGEAPVSEAEAAEAAAAAEKEGEEPPVYRFALQPMWQRPVRGLGVVEPWLLNRREGQS encoded by the coding sequence GTGACCGTCGACGACACGGGCTCCGGCGCGGACGCGGACGGCCGGGTGGACCCTCCCCAGGACGGGGGGAACGCCCATGCCGCCGATCCCGGTGAGGACCCGCTGGCCCTGCGCCTCGAACAGCTCATCCTGGGCGCCGAGCGCCGCTACACCCCGTTCCAGGCGGCCCGTAGCGCCGGTGTCTCCATGGAGCTGGCGTCACGGTTCTGGCGGGCCATGGGGTTCGCCGACATCGGGCAGGCCAAGGCGCTGACGGAGGCCGATGTGCTCGCCCTGCGCCGGCTCGCCGGTCTGGTCGAGGCGGGGCTGCTCAGCGAGGCCATGGCGGTGCAGGTGGCCCGGTCCACGGGGCAGACCACCGCCCGGTTGGCCGAGTGGCAGATGGATTCCTTCCTGGAGGGCCTGACCGAGCCGCCCGAGCCCGGCATGACCCGCACGGAGGTGACGTACCCGATCGTCGAGCTGCTCCTGCCCGAGCTGGAGGAGTTCCTGGTCTATGTGTGGCGGCGGCAGCTCGCCGCCTCGGCCGGGCGGGTCGTGCAGTCGGCCGACGACGAGGAGATGGTCGACCGGCGGCTCGCCGTCGGCTTCGCCGATCTGGTGGGGTTCACGCGGTTGACCCGCCGGATGGAGGAGGAGGAGCTCGGCGAGCTGGTCGAGGCCTTCGAGACCACCGCGGCGGATCTGGTGGCCGCGCGTGGCGGGCGGCTCATCAAGACCCTCGGCGACGAGGTGCTGTACGCGGCGGACGACGCCGGTACGGCCGCGGACATCGCGATGCGACTCGTCGAGACCCTGGCGAACGACGAGACGATGCCGGAGCTGCGGGTCGGCATGGCGTTCGGCACGGTCACCACTCGTATGGGTGATGTGTTCGGTACGACCGTGAACCTGGCCTCCCGGCTGACGTCCATAGCGCCCCGGGACGCCGTGCTGGTGGACAGCGCCTTCGCCGAGGAGCTGATCCGCAGCGGTGAGGCGCCCGTCTCCGAGGCGGAGGCGGCCGAGGCCGCCGCGGCCGCCGAGAAGGAGGGCGAGGAGCCGCCGGTGTACCGCTTCGCGCTCCAGCCGATGTGGCAGCGGCCGGTGCGCGGGCTCGGTGTGGTCGAGCCCTGGCTGCTGAACCGCCGTGAGGGGCAGTCGTAG
- a CDS encoding biotin--[acetyl-CoA-carboxylase] ligase, with protein sequence MTPNNASDDGRGDRRGDPQGESRWSDLDRPPLNAAALRRALIREGSLYRAVDVVQRTGSTNSDLAARAVAGQAGEADEGVVLVAEEQTAGKGRLDRRWTAPPRSGLFFSVLLRPAEVPVARWGWLPLLTGVAVATGLSRAAGVDTALKWPNDLLVTVGGEERKAGGILAERAGEDGVVIGVGINVTLRADELPVPQAGSLALAGAVETDRDPLLRAVLRALEEWYGRWRAVAGDPVACGLQETYAAGCATLGRAVRAELPGERAIVGEAVAVDGDGRLVIATEEGVQEPVGAGDIVHLRPA encoded by the coding sequence ATGACGCCGAACAATGCATCAGATGACGGCCGGGGCGACCGCCGGGGCGACCCCCAGGGTGAGAGTCGCTGGTCCGATCTGGATCGTCCGCCCCTGAACGCCGCGGCGCTGCGGCGTGCGCTGATCCGCGAAGGAAGTCTGTACCGGGCGGTGGACGTGGTGCAGCGCACCGGCTCCACCAACTCCGACCTGGCCGCCCGGGCCGTCGCCGGTCAGGCCGGCGAGGCCGACGAGGGGGTCGTGCTGGTGGCCGAGGAGCAGACCGCGGGCAAGGGGCGGCTGGACCGGCGGTGGACGGCGCCGCCGCGCTCGGGGCTCTTCTTCTCCGTGCTGCTGCGGCCCGCCGAGGTGCCGGTGGCCCGCTGGGGCTGGCTGCCGCTGCTCACCGGGGTCGCCGTGGCGACCGGGCTGTCCCGGGCGGCGGGCGTCGACACGGCCCTGAAGTGGCCGAACGATCTGCTCGTGACGGTCGGGGGCGAGGAGCGCAAGGCCGGCGGGATTCTCGCGGAACGCGCCGGGGAGGACGGCGTGGTCATCGGCGTCGGCATCAACGTCACGCTGCGGGCGGACGAGCTGCCGGTGCCCCAGGCGGGTTCGCTGGCGCTGGCCGGGGCGGTGGAGACGGACCGGGATCCGTTGCTGCGGGCCGTGCTGCGGGCGCTGGAGGAGTGGTACGGGCGGTGGCGGGCGGTGGCAGGTGACCCGGTGGCCTGCGGTCTGCAGGAGACGTACGCGGCCGGGTGCGCGACGCTGGGGCGCGCTGTGCGGGCCGAGCTGCCTGGGGAGCGGGCGATCGTGGGCGAGGCTGTGGCGGTCGACGGGGACGGGCGCCTGGTCATCGCGACGGAGGAGGGGGTGCAGGAGCCTGTGGGGGCGGGGGACATCGTCCATCTGCGGCCTGCGTGA
- a CDS encoding enoyl-CoA hydratase-related protein: MSEERFGEFVLVRRHGPVAELVLDRPKAMNAVSTEMARSLVAACTALAADREARVVVLTSSHERAFCVGADLKERNSFSDADLRRQRPVTRGAYTGVLELPMPTIAAVHGFALGGGFELALSCDLIVADRTAVVGLPEVSVGVIPGGGGTQLLPRRVGAARAAELIFSARRVEAAEAAQLGLVDQLVDEGRDREEALALAAGIAANSPVGLRAAKRALRLGHGLDLRAGLEVEDAAWRTVAFSADRAEGVAAFNEKRTPQWPGE, from the coding sequence ATGAGCGAGGAGCGGTTCGGGGAGTTCGTGCTGGTACGGCGGCACGGGCCGGTCGCGGAGCTGGTGCTGGACCGGCCCAAGGCCATGAACGCCGTCTCGACGGAGATGGCCCGATCGCTCGTGGCTGCGTGCACGGCGCTGGCCGCCGACCGGGAGGCGCGTGTGGTGGTCCTGACCTCGTCCCATGAGCGGGCGTTCTGCGTCGGGGCGGATCTGAAGGAGCGGAACTCCTTCAGTGACGCGGACCTTCGGCGGCAGCGGCCGGTGACGCGCGGGGCGTACACCGGAGTGCTGGAGCTGCCGATGCCGACGATCGCGGCGGTGCACGGGTTCGCACTGGGCGGCGGTTTCGAACTGGCCCTGTCCTGCGACCTGATCGTGGCCGACCGTACGGCGGTGGTGGGGTTGCCGGAGGTGTCCGTGGGGGTGATCCCGGGCGGTGGCGGTACGCAGCTGCTGCCCCGGCGCGTGGGTGCGGCCCGGGCGGCCGAACTGATCTTCTCCGCGCGGCGGGTGGAGGCGGCGGAGGCGGCCCAACTGGGGCTGGTCGACCAGCTCGTGGACGAGGGCCGCGACCGGGAGGAGGCGCTGGCGCTGGCCGCCGGGATCGCCGCGAACTCCCCGGTCGGACTCCGGGCCGCCAAGCGGGCGCTGCGGCTGGGGCACGGGCTCGATCTGCGCGCCGGCCTGGAGGTCGAGGACGCCGCCTGGCGAACGGTCGCCTTCTCTGCGGACCGGGCGGAGGGCGTGGCGGCATTCAACGAGAAGCGCACGCCGCAGTGGCCGGGGGAGTAG
- the hutH gene encoding histidine ammonia-lyase, with translation MHTVVVGTSGVTASDVLAVARGGARIELSAEAVAALAAAREIVDALAAKPDPVYGVSTGFGALATRHISQELRAQLQRNIVRSHAAGLGPRVEREVVRALMFLRLKTVCSGHTGVRPEVAQTMADVLNAGITPVVHEYGSLGCSGDLAPLSHCALALMGEGDAEGPDGVVRPAGELLAAHGIKPVELREKEGLALLNGTDGMLGMLIMALADLDTLYKSADVAAALSLEALLGTDKVLAPELHAIRPHPGQGASAANMLAVLKGSGLTGHHQDDAPRVQDAYSVRCAPQVAGAGRDTVAHARLVAERELASAVDNPVVLPDGRVESNGNFHGAPVAYVLDFLAIAAADLGSIAERRTDRLLDKNRSHGLPPFLADDAGVDSGLMIAQYTQAALVSEMKRLAVPASADSIPSSAMQEDHVSMGWSAARKLRTAVGNLTRIIAIEMYAATRAIELREGLTPAPASQAVIEAARAAGVRGPGPDRFLAPDLAAADAFVRAGHLVAAAEKVTGPLQ, from the coding sequence ATGCACACTGTGGTGGTGGGGACGTCCGGTGTCACGGCGTCCGACGTTCTCGCCGTGGCGCGCGGCGGTGCTCGCATCGAGCTGTCGGCGGAGGCGGTCGCGGCTCTCGCGGCGGCCCGGGAGATCGTGGACGCCCTGGCGGCCAAGCCGGACCCGGTCTATGGCGTCTCCACCGGCTTCGGCGCCCTGGCGACCCGGCACATCAGCCAGGAACTGCGCGCCCAGCTGCAGCGCAACATCGTCCGCTCGCACGCCGCCGGCCTGGGGCCGAGGGTCGAACGGGAAGTCGTACGGGCCCTGATGTTCCTGCGGCTCAAGACCGTCTGCTCGGGGCACACCGGTGTCCGGCCCGAGGTCGCGCAGACCATGGCGGACGTGCTGAACGCCGGGATCACCCCGGTCGTGCACGAGTACGGCTCCCTCGGTTGCTCCGGCGATCTGGCCCCGCTGTCCCACTGCGCCCTCGCGCTCATGGGAGAGGGCGACGCGGAAGGGCCCGACGGGGTCGTACGGCCCGCCGGGGAACTGCTCGCCGCGCACGGGATCAAGCCGGTCGAGCTGCGCGAGAAGGAGGGCCTCGCCCTGCTCAACGGCACCGACGGCATGCTCGGCATGCTGATCATGGCCCTCGCGGATCTCGACACCCTCTACAAGTCCGCCGACGTCGCCGCCGCCCTCAGCCTGGAGGCGCTGCTCGGCACCGACAAGGTGCTCGCGCCGGAGCTGCACGCCATCCGGCCGCATCCGGGCCAGGGTGCCTCCGCCGCCAACATGCTGGCCGTGCTGAAAGGTTCCGGCCTGACCGGGCACCACCAGGACGACGCCCCGCGCGTCCAGGACGCCTACTCGGTGCGCTGCGCCCCGCAGGTCGCCGGCGCCGGACGCGACACGGTCGCGCACGCCCGGCTCGTCGCCGAGCGCGAGCTGGCCTCAGCGGTCGACAACCCCGTCGTGCTGCCCGACGGCCGCGTGGAGTCGAACGGCAACTTCCACGGCGCGCCCGTGGCCTACGTGCTGGACTTCCTCGCCATCGCCGCCGCCGACCTCGGCTCCATCGCCGAGCGCCGCACCGACCGGCTGTTGGACAAGAACCGCAGCCACGGGCTGCCGCCCTTCCTCGCCGACGACGCGGGCGTCGACTCCGGGCTGATGATCGCCCAGTACACGCAGGCCGCGCTGGTGAGTGAGATGAAGCGGCTCGCCGTACCGGCTTCCGCGGACTCCATCCCGTCCTCCGCCATGCAGGAGGACCATGTGTCCATGGGCTGGTCGGCCGCGCGCAAGCTGCGCACCGCCGTCGGCAACCTCACCCGGATCATCGCCATCGAGATGTACGCCGCCACCCGCGCCATAGAGCTGCGCGAGGGCCTCACCCCGGCGCCCGCCTCCCAGGCCGTCATCGAGGCCGCGCGCGCCGCCGGTGTGCGGGGTCCGGGACCGGACCGGTTCCTGGCGCCCGACCTGGCCGCCGCCGACGCGTTCGTGCGCGCCGGTCACCTCGTCGCCGCGGCGGAGAAGGTCACCGGCCCGCTGCAGTGA